Within the Setaria viridis chromosome 3, Setaria_viridis_v4.0, whole genome shotgun sequence genome, the region CATTTGACTTGATCAAATAACAAGAAGTCAAAAAAACCATACTGATTCACAGTAGGAAATAGTAATGGATCTCTGAGATTCTGCGTCATTGAGCATGCTAGGTCCAATATGAATAGATACTTAGAAACATTGTACCACAATGCTAATGCTCCACGGCTTTAGCAACAATATAGTAGTAAATCTTCTATGAAGATCTGTGCGGAAGTCTGGCAGCCAGGGCTAATGatatgtactcttttttccAGGGAATGAAATGCAAGGTGGTAGCACCTATGTCCACTGTAAGGCCGGAAGGGGACGAAGCACCACTATAGTTTTGTGCTTTTTGGTAGGACAAACTGATCCGCTTAGGCTTTAGATGCCTTGTTTCTGTGCATTAATATAAAACTTACTATATGTATTACATGCAGATAAAGTACAGGAATATGACTCCTGAAACAGCTTTGGATCATGCACGATCTGTGAGGCCCAGAGTGCTTTTAGCGCCAGCTCAATGGGAGGTATGCAATCTGACCTCAGCTATTTTCTACTGCATCTATGCTAGTGGTTACTCAGTCTCCAGATTTCCCACCCATGGTTGCTGAATTGTCGTACTTTTTTTAATGCAGGCTGTTAAAACGTTTAGCACACTCAATGCCAGATGCCTTGCGATTCAGAGCTCGAACCCAACCTGCTCAGCACTTTCTTATGAGGAATCCAGCGAACAGTCTAGCATGCTGACCAGCAGGTGCCTTTCCATACGGAGCACAGATGAAGATTTCTCAGTAACATCTGATGAAGAATCCTGTGAAGCATCTGTCGCAGACCCGGAAGTTTATGGCTACGCCACCACCGAGTTTGACAGCGAGCATTTTGTTTTACCTCGGTGTCGAAGTTTGCTGCCCAGGCCAGCAAGCCCCACCGGGTGCAATGACTTGGTCTTCGTAACTGAAGCAGATCTCGAGGGCTACGAGACCTTCACCGGTGCCGGCAAGGGTGATGTTGAAGTGGAAGTAGTGGTCCGCCAGAAGCCGATCATGAGGAAGCTCTCCTGCTTCCTTGGATCCTTGAAGCTTACAAGCAACTGCGAACCACCACCGAGTCGTTTGACTGAGGTTCGGGCCTGCTAGGTAGATTTTCTACAATGGTTTCTGCGATCCCTTTTTGCACGTTGTACATCGGCAGAGTGTAATTAGCGGCATGAGTTTGCAAAGCCTGCGGCGGGAGAGAACTGTATGTTGAGGGAGCTTTGTTCTTCGGGAGAGAACTGTTTTTGTTATGCGGCGAACGAGATATTTGAGTGCTTGCCTTATTGTAGGTTGTAATGTACCTAGTGTTTTCCTGGAATAAAAAGGTTTGCATGTTTTGATGGAATGCCTGGCGCATGTTCGCCACTAAGGTACAAATTGAATTTAGTTTGTTTGATGTTTTGCCATTTTGTCGATGGATCCACCAGCAGGGGCTTCTGCTGTGACAATATAGAGCCGAAAAGCTCGGTATATCACCATCAAGTGGGCCTCTAAAAGATGCTTAGATTGAAACATCCACACATAACTTTTCGAAAAACAAGATACACATGAACTAAAGAAGTAAAATGGTCGATGATTCCCTCCCTGGCACTGTTGTGCTCCGTATTTACAGTACACATAGaagagtgtttttcccttccgaACAGCAAGTACGAAACGGTCAAGGTTCCTCTAGTGATAGCGGAGCAAGAAACAGTTGAACACCTCGTAAAACTCTGACGGACTAATGCGCCCGTGAATAAAAATCCCCGCAGATGAAGCgggaagagaagggagaaaagaaagggaaaacaaacaaaaaagaaaaacttccAGAGACCCTCATCAAGAACAAAAACATTCCTGCGGGTGCGGTCTGCAGCGCCCCCGCCTACTGATGGTATCCGTTCTGAATCGGCGTCGTCCTGAACCCGCTGGCGGCCGCGAGGCTGAGGTTGGCGCAGGAGCCTGAGGAGGGCTTCTTTGCCATCCCTCCCAGCGCGACGTAGCTCTTGCAGGACTTGATCTTCTGCTGGTAGGGGTTGTCCTTCTTGCGCAGGTCCTCCAGGCAGCGCACCTCCGACATGCACGCGAACGACTGGGACTTGCCCTCGTAGTACCGCGACAGGCCCTTCCTGCACCATAGCAAGTTCATGCGCGGTCAGCCCAAGAAATCCTTAATTAACCCTTCCGAGGAGGAATCGAGTCCGAGTTCATCACCGCCCGGGGGAGAGCTAGTAGCGTCACTTACTTGGCTGGGAGCTGCGACATCATGGACGCCATGTCGTAGATGCTGTCCGAGTTCATCCTCCGGAGCGGCTGCGGCACGAACAAGCGCTGGTGGTCCTGGTCGCCCTGCCCAGCAGCGCCGCTGTCAGGGAAGTGGTCCCCCTCGTCGGCGTCGGACTCCTCGCCGCCGGAGACGTACGACGCCGTCTCGAACAGCTCCTCGTCCCCCTCCTCGCGCCCCACCGCGCCCCCAAGCCTGAAGCTCATGTCGCTCGCTGTCGGCAAACCTCACCTGACCTGACCACGCTCTCACCTCGCTAGTTATTAGCTGCCCTTGCCCACCCAAACCCAAAGGAAACGGCCCGGCCGGAAGAAACGCTGCTCTGATTCAGCCGTTTGCGTTTCGTTTCCCTTTACCTCTCTGCTGATCTCTCCCGGGGGGTTTGCCCACTGGCCTCGGCCCTCCGCTGCGCCGGTGCTGTGGCGAGTATATATACAGGCCCTCCCCGCCCCGGCACGGCCACACCGACCCGACCCGAGCCGCGCCCGACGGGATAACGCGCCCTGCCTGCCCCGCTCCGCTCCCCGCTCGCTTTCAACAATTCAGACGCGGTACGGGGTCCTTTGACCAACGCTGCCACAAGTAACGTGCGCAATTCGCTGCGGGGAAACGCAAgcaaacaaaaggaaagaaaaaagcaCGATAACGCGCGCGGTTTGCAGCCGTTCTGTCCGTCGTCCCCTCGCATCGCCGCCGTTcggccgttgccgccgccggcgcggcgcggctacACGGCACGAATCGGGTCGTCCAGCGCGCGAGGCGATGCCATCGACGCTGACACGAGCCGGGCGGGACCCCACGGTCCATGGGTGTTTGCGCTAATAAAGCCTGGCTGTCCACTCCGGCGCTGCCACACATGGCTTTGGGCCCCGGAATCTGTTCCGCGCCCCGGTCTGATCTCCCTTGCTTGATCTTATCCTCATCTCAGTTTGCGACTTTGCGGGGTCGGGAGCATGGCATGGGTCCCGGTTTGGTTCGAATCGAACTGACTGGGGAAGAGAGGTGGCATCTGGGCCCTGGCGCGTGGGTCCGGCGCGGTGACGGCGTGGTACCCGCAAAGTAACATTCCCTGCGAGCTCGGACGGGACGTGGCCACCTACATTTTCGCTGTCTTGCGAATACAGTACCAGTGCTACACTCCTACTCAAAAGAGAACAGTATTCTCGTTGAAAATTACCAGAACAGTATTCTCGCCTACTGTACACCACTCCCCCTTATATATACTCCAAAGGAATGTATAAGTAAAGGGATTATAGACGGGGGGAAAGCACGAGACGAGGCATGCATGTTCCACTTCTGGAAAACCGGACACGCGTCGCCGGGCGCAGCTACGCGCCAAGTGCGTGTCCCGTGCGAAGCCCGGCGAGCCTgccacgccgcgccgcggccgggcaCGTAGGCCAGGGAGCCGGAGAGGCCAGAAAGGGGAAATGAATAATCAAAGCCCGGCCGCGTGAGCCTTGCGACAGCGCCGTTTCCGGGGACACGGCCACGAGGTCCGGCCCGCGGCCACGGCCAGCGAGTCCACGGACAGGCTTTCTTCCCCGTGCTCGCAGGCACGGCGGTCGTTGGTCGTTGCCGAGCACGATGTCACGCTGGCGCTGCCCAAACGTGCCTGTCGACGACTACTACTACCCTCATCAACTATCATCGCTCCCTCGGCCTTTCTCGCCTCTTGTTCCCTCGCCTCGATCCGGTTGAGCGAGTGTCCTAATCCTCAGCATTAATCGCCGCGCTTTGCGTGTCTGATCGAGGTTATGGCGGGCACCAGGACGCCAAATCCTCCTGGCCATTGTCCATGTCGTCACGGCGGTTCCGAGCCAAGCGTTGTGGATCAGCACGAAAACCATGTACGGAGTACTTGGTACTGTCGGGAGCGTCGTTTCAGTCCCTTTTTGCCGGCGTGACGTGACGTGACCGACCGGGTCCGGATCGAGCAGACTCGGAATTCAAATCCTGCCAGTGATGGCGATGGATGCGTTAGGATTTGGACCTGTGCccgtccggccggccggtcggttCCTAACTGGGTCCCGTTGTTTTCACCGGTTTAGCCGTCGGTGCAGGAGACGTGGACTAGCTGAGGCCGAGGgcgtgatcgatcgatcgcctGGGCTCGTGGGGACGCACGGGTCGGAGGGCTTGCGACCGGTTCGCTGGCAACTACTGGTACGTAGCCGAGGTCGTAGGAGTGAGCGATCGAGCCATAGTTAAAGACCGGAGACCACACGGTTCCACCTGCTGACTGGCGCGCGTGGTTCACACCGAACTGAACGAGCGAAGCGAGAAAGCACCCAGTCAGGCATACTGGACGCAACGACTTCGGGCTCTTCCATAATACCGCCGCTGGAAAACGACCAACGAACGAAACTAATCGCGGTACTGCGGACGAAGaccgcggccgcgctcgccgcgttTGGCAACCTGGCTCTGGCCGTGGCTTCCTGGCGTCCTCGGGGTTAGGTTTCCGAGCCGCGGCGGCCGAGCGCCGAGAGCCAGGGACTGGGTGCGTGGGAACGGCCGGGGATGGCGGCAGAATGCGTCCTGTCACCATGTGGCATGTCGCGTATGTGTGGATCGGTCGGCGCGGCGCTCGTGGCGATCTCATTCGTACGTGCGCGCGGATCCGGATGTCGCCTTATCCTTATCCCGTTATCAGGCTATCCCGAAACGGATTCAGTAAGGTTGCTACGTGACGCACTCCACGCCTCTCAATTCTCAAACGAGTCGTCCTACAGACTGCTGTAGCATGTTAGCACGGATACGACGGCCGCCGGATCGACCGTGAGCAGCACGTGGTTTGGACCATCTGAtctgatccgatccgatccaatCAGCGACGAGACTGGTCCGGGCTTAGGCGCGCCACGTTCCGGTGCGCCGAGCGTACACGGCTGCCATCAAATGGTTCCAAAGCCTCGGCCGGCCCATCCTCCCTCCCCACCTTTGTGCGGCGCACGTAGCCATCGCGGGATTCAGCTAGCTCGACGATAATGCCTCGTGCCTCCACATCTTTTGGCCTCTCGGGGAATGGGAATAAAGCGCAGAGGATGGGAACGAGCGAAAACGGAGACGTCAGGAGGGAAAAGGTAAGAGGAGGTTTCACGGTTGACATCAGATGTGCTAGGGAGCGCTCAGGTTTCCATTCCGTGTCGACGCGACGTGGGAGAAGGCTGCGATCGCGGGTCGGAGCTACGAGAAACGATGGGAACTGCAGGCAGGTTCGGTGTTTCCATTCCATGGCCGAGGGACGGGCGCCTCTGTATCTAGTCCTTCTGCCCGTATGTTAGGTTGGGGTGCGGGTACGGCTGGTAATGGTTCGAAATCCGCTCCAACCTTGCTTCAGCCCTCTAATCAAAATAGTTAGGTCAATTCTTATCCAACTCTTATATTTATtacttatatttatatttattactAGTGCTTTATCCAATTTTAAGAAACAGCACATTGATCCAACCATGATCCTATATTTGCTCACGGGCCAATAGGATTTGCACTGAAGCATAACGATTCGTGGCCTCTAATTAGTACAAACAAGCAAGCAAAaagagcaagcaagcaaagagACTCTAATTAGCCGTGGGCTTCTCTGTATCTTTGTCTTCTCGCATTGTTTGGAAATTAATGCTTGACACTGTAGGCTATCATCAGTTGTCACAAAGGCAGAACTACACAGGCTGCTGAATCCACACAAACCGGTGTACTAATGCAGATGGAACAAGAACGCAAGTGTAAACACAAAGCCTGAAACAAAATTACACGGGACAAAAAATAAGAACAAATATATATAGTGTAGCTTCTACTATGGATCAGTGAAGATCAATTCATCCCTGCGTCTTCCTAATAGGAGGCGGCAAATTTCTCAGCATCCGACCGTGAACCACCTCCTTCCTGTCCTGACGCGCTccgccttcctcttctccttttgGCACACACATTTCACCTCCTTCAGATTCTTCACCTTCAAAGACAAAAATTCAGATTTTGAACGCTGGTGAAACATATCACAGTTCAGATTTCATATGGTAATCTATCATGTCAACTAGTAATCTATCATGTCAACTGGTACAATAAATATTGCAGGCCTAAGAAAGATGTTGCACTAAATGTTCAAGTGGACCATCAATAAATTTCACCACAACAGCCTATACtatttgacatgttggatgttgatCCTGTTCTTGACCAGAAGAAAAACTACAATCACTAAAACTTTAAACCATCGTAAACTAAAATACAATCAGCCAATTACATGCTAACGTTATATAAATTGATTAAACTGAAATACAATTAGCCAAATACAACAGCCAAGTGTAAGACCCATTTACCTTTATTCATGatcttcatcttcctcgtcTGAATCAAACATTCTATAACCGGTCATTGGTTtaccttctttttcttcatcaaaTCCAATTAGTCAATCTTTTGCACAGATCAATGCTTCAAGCGTTTCAGGTGAGAGAGATATCCTATTTTTCCCAAGAATCCTTCCAGCTGCACTAAAGGCTGATTCTGAGGATACTGTGCTAACAGGAATAGAAAGAAAGTCTCTAGCCATCAAGGACAAGATTGGATAAGCATCAGCATTCTTCTTCCACCATGAAAGAACATTGAAGTGCTCATCTGACCTCACAAGGACTATAGGGTCCTTCAGGTAAATATCCATCTCTGACCGTTCTTGACAGGCCGCCGAGCTTTGTGATGCAAACTGAGCGAATGCAAGCTCTACCCGTCTTTTACCAGAAACTTGTCCTAAAGAAGTGCTACCAGACTCGCCGGACTCACTTGTGCTCTGCTCATTATCTGATATATTGAACACAAGCACAATGTTGCTCCTGACAATCTTTTCATACTCTAGGTAATATGTCTTCAAATACCGATTTAGCTCCCTCATTTTCACCTCAACATTTTCACCAATGGTATAGAAATAGAACTTGATGAAGTTAGTTTTCATACTTGGATCAAGAACAACAGCTATTAGAAGAGCAAGATTAGGCTTTGTCCAATGCTTTTCAAACTTTGCATGCATGGCATTAGCTATTTTATTAAGGAACTCATTTGAATTCCACGCCTCATCGAGCAAAACATCTCAGATTGCTAGCAACATCTTCAAGAAAATGTGGGCTGTAGGATGCCTGTCTACGGAGAATGCTTTGGTTGCCTCACTAAACTGATGCAAAAAACCATGAAGGGCTTCAGCTTTTGCCCATTCATCTTCACTTGTAACTTGGTGATGTTGCTCTACCACATATCTGTTTAGAGCCACCTTATATTTCAAAGCATCATGCAACATATCATACGTAGCATTCCAATGGTGCGGAACATCCAGAATCAGTCCTGAATTCTGTACAATTGTGTTGAAAATTTGCATGCGGGATGGTGTGGATGTAACAACTTTTATAGTGTCCCCCCTCTCCCAATTGCATTTGAAATTACCTTCACACCAGCCTGAACCATAATGTTGAGCACATGGGCAGCACACTTGACATGAAGGTGTTCACCTTTGAAGAACATCCCAACACCTAAAGCATCACGAATGTCCTTTAATGCTCTAGTATTCACACTGGCATTATCTAATGTCAAGGTAAACAACTGTTCAATCAACTCCCACTCCATCAGGCATGAGGTAATTCCATCCTGTACTGCATATGATGTAtgtgggaaaaaaaatcttcttGAATGCTAAAATTTTCTTATGCAGTTCAAACTCCTCATTGATGAAATATGTTGTAACACCTAGATAGCCTATGTTCTCGTTCGAAGACCATAGATCGGCTGTAAGACTAACATGGGACTTCACCTTTTTGAACTTGTCCATCAGCTACAACTTCTCCTCTTCATAAAACAAAACACAATCTGTGTGTACACTTTGACGACCAACAACTCTAAAAGATGGTTGACAATAGTTTATCAAGTTTGTCCAATGAGGATCATCAACTTTACGGAAAAACACCTTGCCGCACGCCCTGCCGGAGCCCGCCGGGggccagccccgccgccacccccaagCGAGCACCTCGCGGCGGCTCCCCGGTCGCCCGTCCCGCCACCCGCCTGGATCCTGCGTGGGCTCCACCCACCCCAGCCGAGCCTCCGGAGCCTGGAGAGGCATGTGATCCTCCGGCAGCGGAGAGGCGAGTCCAGACGGCGTGATCTGGAGTTCTTGCTCCACCGCCACACGAGCATGGAGAGGTCGTGAAAAAGCAACCAGTGGAGGAGAGCCcttttgttggcgctagaaatcggctgatcgagtcGCTAGcgttggacacacgacccgggagaatctgcttaactcctgttcaggtgatcgccctggtgcggttcgcgcggcgtgccagccaatctaacctgttgattggcaaggaaagaaacgtgtcaaatcccagaggttgcgatcggctagggttccgatctcgagaaagcttatcagcgaatcggccgatttgctgtaataaagaaatcggctataacacagccgattaccaggcaacgttgataaagaaaactgctagagtaatctaaacaacgctacagtagcaacactaggaatagatctgaatcggctatgtggaaagcgGTAAATTAAGTAACAAAATACAAGAAAGCCaaaagttctaattccaagctggataactggtgataaaactagaacaataggcaAAACCTAGAactctagtgaatatcgataactagtgaataaatctaaacgaaacgacagcgatacgcccgaagttaaatcttagatattactcgataagcggaacttacagaatcggccggagatcaagttgatgcagccccgccaacccgtacgaactcgtgaaaagaagaaaagtattggcgaagtcgcctgctcgaaagtaaagtacgaggaaatagtatgttgttgtattgatttgatgatgattacagatctatgaaggcggctatttatagcctgttacaaccaacctctcaaccgactaggactctatctctaattttaaatgaaaataaatatttacaagtatgattcgtatCGGAGTTGATCATCGCGCTCCTATGGGCCGATctcctctttatcttcatagttcattttaggcccatattggcccaatgactccagcctcccaatcag harbors:
- the LOC117849902 gene encoding uncharacterized protein, coding for MRIRELRDGLEVEDDEREEEARGGGEVVAVVRLKAKRALVGAGARFLFYPTLLYNVVRNRFEPEFRWWDSVDQYVLLGAVPFPSDVPRLKQLGVRGVVTLNEPYETLVRTSLYQSHGINHLEIPTRDYLFAPSLEHICRAVDFIHRNEMQGGSTYVHCKAGRGRSTTIVLCFLIKYRNMTPETALDHARSVRPRVLLAPAQWEAVKTFSTLNARCLAIQSSNPTCSALSYEESSEQSSMLTSRCLSIRSTDEDFSVTSDEESCEASVADPEVYGYATTEFDSEHFVLPRCRSLLPRPASPTGCNDLVFVTEADLEGYETFTGAGKGDVEVEVVVRQKPIMRKLSCFLGSLKLTSNCEPPPSRLTEVRAC
- the LOC117849903 gene encoding protein OXIDATIVE STRESS 3 LIKE 1; translated protein: MSFRLGGAVGREEGDEELFETASYVSGGEESDADEGDHFPDSGAAGQGDQDHQRLFVPQPLRRMNSDSIYDMASMMSQLPAKKGLSRYYEGKSQSFACMSEVRCLEDLRKKDNPYQQKIKSCKSYVALGGMAKKPSSGSCANLSLAAASGFRTTPIQNGYHQ